TGGGCATGCAAAGGATAATGATTATGATTAAAGTATGCAACAGAAGTTTGAAGACGTTACGTTTCACCACAAAGGGTGCTTTTGGTGACAATGGCTCGCTTGATGTAGACGAGGATGACGATGAAGATTGGCATTTTCTCACATCACTGAAGAAACCCTGTTTCTTCTTGGTTACACACAGGCAAGCCTTTCATTAGAAaccataattataaaaaaccGAGTCCACTATGAATTTATCTTCTTGGAGGAAGACAAGTAATAAGTGATATATATACCTGAAGAGTCAATTGGTGATCAAGGCATTGGCCTTGGAGAGGAGGCCTGGTGCTGAGAAATGATAGGTTACTGCAGTGCCCACATTTCACTGTCACAGTATCCAGCAATCTCTTGCATGGAATTCCAACctccaaaaataataaaaaataaataaatcaaaatagttaaaaaaatttctagAATTCATCCTCCACAAGCTTGAAGCAGCTGGTTATGGTAGAAAACAATGTTATCTATATCTGTCCAATTTCTAGATTAGGGTTAATTGCTAAATATGTGCGAGTACCCATGAAACAGAAACATGTATAAGAAGACATTGGGTAAAGAAAAAATTGTTGGTTTCCATATGGGAAACAAGATTTTGACTGTGAGAAGATGATAAAATGTGCAGAATTACCGCAAGAACAGTGTTGCAGAAGTTACAGCGAACGTAGCAGAGATGCTCAGATGGTGGAACCAAGTCCATGGTCACCTTTTCTTCTAGGTTCATTCTcagagaagatgatgatgatgatgatgaagaagagataTGAAGGTGGGTTAGGGTTTGTGTTGTCTGATAAGCCAGCCTGGTTGAAGAATGGGAGCTGGGAGAAGCAGTGGGCAGCCAAAAAGAAAATCTCTCAGCATTTGCCAGAAGGGAAAATTCTTGTCTACACTTGGATTTATAGCCCCAACTCAGGCATACAAGCATCAAtacaaaaataaagttttaaatttcatatttttacgaagattaatttctttaaaacaaATTATGTCTGGATTTATAGTTGGTTCAATGGAAgaataattattagaaaaattttaGGCAGAAATTTCAGGAAATAGTTGAAAGGAAGGGATGGTGGGCCAAGAGTATTGATGagtaaatgaatgaaaagaTAGTGAAGAGAGGGCAACCTGTGGATGCATTCCGTCTTTTGTGGGTCGAATGCCAAACAAGGAACAATGAAAGAGACACGAGCTTCAAGCAAAAGTCACTGTCACCCTCCGTTGAACACATGCACACTACTATTAGCTAGTTGCCAGTAGCTCGTAGCTACGCCTCCCGTTCTCTCACGACAAAAATATGTCTTATATActtcaaaatttcaaaattgcAGCTAAAATACCATAGTCTAAACTTTAAAAATGCAGTAGTGTATAATGAAGCCGAATTCTTTTTctcagaaaaagaagaagaagatagatAGATGGATGGGTTTTGATGTGACGATTCCTGAATTgccaaagaaagaaagaaagctgTAGAAATACTTGGTTTCCACAACTTTCTTTGCTGGTATAAGTCTAGTTTCCCTAGGGTTTCTATTGCCCTTGAGGTCTCTTCTTAATCCAATGTATATATTTTGTTGGTgagaaattttttattgcaTTGTGAAGAGGCCATGAGATTCCATTGTCTACTCTTTTTACCAGTTAGGTTTCTAGCTTCCATTGCAGACAAcccttttgatttcttttgtggTTCTATTCATTAACGGATTTGAACACAATCATTGGATCTATCTTCTTCCACTTTCATAACCTTTTTGGAAATTCTGATTAGACATctctatttctctctctctcgataCTCGTTTACTTTTTCTTTGTCATTAAGCCTCATGCTCTCTGCTCTTTCCTTGGCTTTCAATTATTTACTCATGTTTCATTCTTAAATCTTtttatctctattttctttttctttttataaatagaaagatgcttttaattcaattatcttaatttaattttattatgtaattttattatgtaattCAAAGATGCTTTGTCATTACAACTATCTAATGATTGCCCGTGAGACTATGCATGAATTGACAAAGTAATCACTAACATTAATCGAaccaatataaaaaatattgtaattagtggctataaaaaaattagttctatataaaaatttcattcaGATGGGCCAGTAAAACTATTGTTAAATGCTATCTTCAGTCTCTAAGATAGAAACATTTTTGTTTGAAAGGAAAATTTGCATTAGTTATAAGGGTGAAGGAAATGATGGCACATCCAAGCATCTAAAAGGTTTGAAATTTTGACTAGTAAGTGCACTGGTTAGTTGTTTCATCATAAGACACCACATAAGATCTCTTTGACATCCTCATAAAATGTAGCTAAAATAAACATCACTAAAACTATTTGCAGTTGTTGGAATTCTATGTGAGAGATAGGAGatcaacttttatttttttaatagaaacttTTTGTTTGTCttctaaaatttttgaaataaagaCTCTTTTGGGTTATGATGACTTTGTAACTGTTGATTGTATAGGGCATAGTGGGGGCTTGGTGTTACTCTGGCGCTCAGTCTCTCATGTTTttgttttgaatttattttcacaTTGTATTGATGTTGAAGTTTTTATTGATGGTATTGGTTCTTGGAGGCTTACGAGTTTTTATGGTCAGCCTAATCACT
The Manihot esculenta cultivar AM560-2 chromosome 1, M.esculenta_v8, whole genome shotgun sequence genome window above contains:
- the LOC110615690 gene encoding protein CRABS CLAW isoform X2, with protein sequence MLVCLSWGYKSKCRQEFSLLANAERFSFWLPTASPSSHSSTRLAYQTTQTLTHLHISSSSSSSSSSLRMNLEEKVTMDLVPPSEHLCYVRCNFCNTVLAVGIPCKRLLDTVTVKCGHCSNLSFLSTRPPLQGQCLDHQLTLQKQGFFSDVRKCQSSSSSSSTSSEPLSPKAPFVVKPPEKKHRLPSAYNRFMKEEIQRIKAANPEIPHREAFSTAAKNWARYIPNSAAGSVSGISNSD
- the LOC110615690 gene encoding protein CRABS CLAW isoform X3; its protein translation is MLVCLSWGYKSKCRQEFSLLANAERFSFWLPTASPSSHSSTRLAYQTTQTLTHLHISSSSSSSSSSLRMNLEEKVTMDLVPPSEHLCYVRCNFCNTVLAVGIPCKRLLDTVTVKCGHCSNLSFLSTRPPLQGQCLDHQLTLQGFFSDVRKCQSSSSSSSTSSEPLSPKAPFVVKPPEKKHRLPSAYNRFMKEEIQRIKAANPEIPHREAFSTAAKNWARYIPNSAAGSVSGISNSD
- the LOC110615690 gene encoding protein CRABS CLAW isoform X1, which codes for MLVCLSWGYKSKCRQEFSLLANAERFSFWLPTASPSSHSSTRLAYQTTQTLTHLHISSSSSSSSSSLRMNLEEKVTMDLVPPSEHLCYVRCNFCNTVLAVGIPCKRLLDTVTVKCGHCSNLSFLSTRPPLQGQCLDHQLTLQKKQGFFSDVRKCQSSSSSSSTSSEPLSPKAPFVVKPPEKKHRLPSAYNRFMKEEIQRIKAANPEIPHREAFSTAAKNWARYIPNSAAGSVSGISNSD